In Bradyrhizobium guangxiense, the following are encoded in one genomic region:
- a CDS encoding MaoC family dehydratase gives MAQVEWFDDLSIGMRFKSPVVVVTEADIKRFAAEFDPQPMHLDHEAAKATLFKGLAASGWHTAAIAMNLAIQTRPFGPHPLIGAGVDGLRWMMPVRPNDRLHLVGEVMSLTPSKSKPQGIALVKWTMFNQNGEEVYTFTPIAIVPRRG, from the coding sequence ATGGCGCAGGTCGAGTGGTTCGACGATCTCAGCATTGGAATGCGGTTCAAATCCCCCGTGGTCGTGGTCACTGAAGCCGACATCAAGCGCTTCGCCGCCGAGTTCGATCCGCAGCCGATGCATCTCGACCACGAGGCCGCCAAGGCGACGCTGTTCAAGGGGCTTGCTGCCTCCGGATGGCACACCGCTGCGATCGCCATGAACCTTGCGATCCAGACCCGCCCGTTTGGGCCGCATCCACTGATCGGGGCTGGCGTCGACGGGCTGCGTTGGATGATGCCGGTGCGGCCCAATGACCGTCTGCACCTGGTCGGGGAAGTCATGAGCCTGACGCCGTCCAAGTCGAAGCCGCAGGGCATCGCGCTGGTGAAGTGGACGATGTTCAACCAGAACGGCGAGGAGGTTTACACCTTCACCCCGATCGCGATCGTGCCACGGCGCGGGTAG